AATGGTGGATGTAGATTCAGCCATGCCTTTACTAGCAGGTTCATTGATAGTTGCAGGATTGGTGACAGGATATTATTTTATTAGATCGAATGGAATATGGTTACTACTCTTGGTTAGTGTGACAGTGGTACTCATATTCTGGCTGATACAAACGTTACGGAAGGGCAATGGACTCTCGGAACGGCGCGTATGTGTTTTGGTATTGGGAGATATTGGACGCAGCCCTCGCATGCAATATCATGCTATTTCACTTAGTAAACACGGCTACAGTGTTACTTTTGTTGGATTCCTTGGTAAAACCATAATCTATATTTAATGCACTTGATTACAGTAAATTGTAATATAAATATTTACTAGCAGACGGTCTTGGTTTCACAATaagatccatccatccatttcaGGCACCAAGCCACACCAGGACATTCTTAGAGATGACAACATTCAAATTATCGCCATTGACGAAGTGAAAGGTCTCCAAGGTATTTTCAATAAACACTAGAGCTACTATAGGTACATTGGGCTGTGCTTGTCAGTTTAATATTTATCTCTCTGGTCGTGTTTCCGTCTTTGGTCAGTCGGTCCAAGGATCCTGACATATGCTACCAAAGTGATTAGGCAGTCTCTGCAACTGCTGTTTGTTCTTATGAAGATGGATGTCCAGTCTTATGTTCTTATGCAGGTATGGATAAACACAAATATGTATCTgtatgaatatgtttgtgtgtgtgtgttagagaaagagagaacatgcCTCTGACATTCAAGCATTGTTTTTCATTCCCTAATTTCCATGTGTGGAATCAGAACCCCCCCGGCCTACCCAGCATAGCGGTGACCAGTCTAGTGTGCAGTCTGCGAAGCACAAAGTTCATCATCGACTGGCACAACTATGGCTACACCATCATGGCCCTCACCCATGGCCAGGAGCACCCAATTGTCAGGGTGGCAAAGTGGtcagtcaaatcaaatgtaccATGTCATAGCGAGACACAACTAATATTTCCTTTGTTTGATTTGAACCTCTGCTGCTCTCTTGACCTCAGGTATGAGCGGTTCTTTGGACGCTTCGCCTGTTACAACCTGTGTGTTACCAATGCTATGAAGAAGGACCTGGAGAAGAATTGGGGCATCAAGTAATGTCTCATTAAGTGCCCTCTATCTGTAGTAGAATCTGGAACTTTCAGTTGATAAGTAGCCCCATTGCATGTCAGTGCAATGGGgctaaaacaaaaataataaaatgggGGTAAAACATTTGGGGGTAAAACAAAAAGAATGCTACAGCACATCACTGCATTGTCATCATCCTCTCTAATATGCAGGGCAACTACGTTGTATGACAAGCCTCCTTTAATATTCAAAGAGACGCCAGTGAAGCTCCAGCATGAGCTGTTTATGAGACTGGCCAAGACGTACCCTCAGTTCCAGTCAGGGTGAGTGGGCTCTCCCATTCAAACTGTAGAAAAAAAGCATTATCTCTGTAGACAAAAAATGGGCCTTGTCACTTTGGCAACAACATGTCCTTAAGGAGGGAAGAAACTTTGTGAAGAAAATTTTTCTGGATTTTAATTAAATTGAACATCACCATTTATAGACTTGCTAGGTCGTTTATACTTTTCTAATGAACCTAACCCTTAATAACAGTTTTGTCTATCTCTTTAGGAACAGTGTGActgttcagttgagttctgggtTTATAAGTATTAaacaatctgcagattggagagaGAGTTTAACAAACACCTTGATGTAAAAATTACCAGTTTAGACACACAGCGATACTAGTCTCTCTGAGGCATGAAACTCTGAAGACGGTGTTTATAGTGAatagagaaaaacaaagatGACACATTAGGTGCTCTTTATTATAGGCAGGCGGATACTACATCCTACACCTGTGACAGTCATCAGGACACTATAGGTTAATGTAGGAACATATATGCATGAATGGATAAGAAAATATGAAAGGATGATAAGGCAGCAGCTTATGTACTGATTGTGATGCACATAGGAAATCCCATTTATTCCACAAGGGTTTGGATGTGATGTCACTCACTGGATGTGTGTCTCCTGGAAGGGATGGGAACGTCTGGTGTGAGACGGAGAGAACAGCCTACACAGGTCACAACCCCACAGACGGCACCGTGACCCGGACCCCGGGGCGACCGGTGCTGCTACTTAGCAGTACCAGCTGGACTGGTCAGTACACCCATAGATAGGTAGAACCTACAAAGCCTGTCAAGAGACTGTGGTCTTATGACACGGACACTCAGTAGCCtttgcttttttcttctttttttaaccaCCTTTAGTTCTGAACCCACATGCATAATTTGATGGTTGTATTTCCTGTGTCCTTTATTTCTGGAGTGACCAATAGCTCTAAAGTTCTTACATTAGATGCAGTAAAGCTCTGAGGGTGTTTCAGCACTGCAGTACAAGGGATTTCATGTTATTTTAGGAGTAGCAATGTTTGGGGGACAGAACTGCTATCATTTTGGTGTGATACAACTGTTTTCATGACTCATGCATGGGTGATGGTCTGCACTCCGTGTTGGCTTAAGAGCTGTTCAAATATCTGAAATGTCCTATCTGTTTTTACAGAGGATGAAGATTTCTCCATTCTTTTGAAGGCACTTGAGGGTAAGGCACAGATATTTTGCTCTTTATTGTTGTACCTTTAATTTGATTCAATTAAGACCATTTTACCAACTCTCCATTGAGCTTGTACTTCCTGTTCACCTAAACAGTTGAAATATGGACAATGTCTGGATAATGCTGACGTTAAACTTCTATACCTTCTCTCGGCATTAAAGAATATGAAGGATTTATAAAAAGAGGAGAGACTCTGCCAACTTTGGTCTGTGTCATTACAGGTAACTGGATCCTAAATAATCTCACCACTTAGCAAAACAGCACTGCAATTGCTAGCGACCTAGCAGAAGTGTACAGACTGTTACATATATGAATGATATCTAAGTTACATCAGTTAATAAACCTCCTACTGTGAAACTCTAGTATACAACTCAACAGTTCATAGAGAACAAATTCAGTTTTAAACATCATAGTTCCTATAGAACAAATGTTACACAAGTCTTGAGTATATAACCTGACACTTACAGTATTAAATATGGTTCCAATCCTCTGATTCAAGGTAAGGGTCCCCAGAAGGACTACTACAGGAAGCTGATAGACGCTCTGGAGTTTGAACACGTGAAGATCTGCACCCCTTGGCTTGATGCAGAGGACTACCCTGTGTTGCTGGGTACGTATGTTGACCTTTTCCCGGAAAGTTTCTGTATTGAGTGCTATGTAATTTAGTAAATTGTGTTGTTCATCCATTTAAGTGCAGTTATGTGCGTCAATGCCAAGGTTCCCACTCTAATGACATCATGAAATCCCTTTCTTAAAATGATTCTAGAAAATTGGGCCCATGGGACCCATGGGAACCCTGCAGTGTGTATTACCTCCTTCCCATAGTTACGTAGCAGTGATGGGgtctacctctctcctcaggctctgCTGACCTAGGTGTGTGTCTCCACAAGTCCTCCAGCGGTCTGGATTTGCCCATGAAAGTAGTGGACATGTttggctgctgcctgcctgtctgtgccaTCCACTTCAGCTGGTAAGTCGCTAATAGTAAGAGGCACTTGCTCAAACGTAAGCTTCATATTCCCACATTCCCACAACATAGTGTTGAATATTGTGATACCCTATTATCTTATTATTAGTTGGGTGTTCCCTGTGTATGCTTGCAGGCCCTTTGTGTAGTTTCCTGATAGTGAATGGAATTCACTGAATGAATGGAAATTGTCATTACAATTTAATTGTAAGATAATCCATGTGTGTAATTGCAGTGCCAATCTTTTCATCTCCAACCTTTAGTTTACACGAGCTGGTAAAGCATGAAGAGAACGGCCTGATCTTCAAAAACTCCTGGGAACTTGCCCAACAGCTCAAGGTAAGATATTCAAATAAGCTACATTGAATTCTGTCATAGTACCAACTGAGGATAGAACAGTGAACAGTTCTTACAGTTCACTGCTCCTAACCTCACTATAGGCACTAGAAAATCTCCTATAAAGTTCACTAACATAAATCTGTGTCCTTGACCTTTCCTGTAAATCTCATCAATATAATGTTTCCTTGTTTTTTCTTGTAAACCTCAACAACATAAACCTATGTGTCCTTGTTAGTCTCTGTTGTCAGACTTCCCCGGTACCAAGAGCAGGCTGGGCTTTTTCAGGAAGAACTTGCGGGCCAGCGGAGGGACTCGTTGGGATGAAAACTGGGACAAGAACGTCCTCCCCTTGCTCACAGCACCCTGGTAGCACTGTGGACTGTTTGATCAATGGTGGAGTGATTTTAGAAGGACCAAAAGTGGTTGAGCAAGCACATGTCTAGATGTTTTGGTTGTAGGTGTCAGATGGGTTAGAGGTTGGAAATATACAACCCATGACTTCCGAGTGACCATGACAAATGTTCAGGATCACTTAACAAGATGGAACTTTTGTAAACCTGGCATTTTGTTGGTATCAAATACATGTTATAAGATTACTTTTTGTCATGGTATCAGCTTTCAAATGAAACCACACAAGCATGTAGTTTGGGTTTTTGTATTGCTTGCTAACCACTCTCCAACAAATATCTCCTGAAAATGACACATAATAATTACTTTTCACAATGTACACTTTATGTAAATAAAACTTATCATACAGT
Above is a window of Hypomesus transpacificus isolate Combined female chromosome 17, fHypTra1, whole genome shotgun sequence DNA encoding:
- the alg1 gene encoding chitobiosyldiphosphodolichol beta-mannosyltransferase isoform X2 translates to MVDVDSAMPLLAGSLIVAGLVTGYYFIRSNGIWLLLLVSVTVVLIFWLIQTLRKGNGLSERRVCVLVLGDIGRSPRMQYHAISLSKHGYSVTFVGFLGTKPHQDILRDDNIQIIAIDEVKGLQVGPRILTYATKVIRQSLQLLFVLMKMDVQSYVLMQNPPGLPSIAVTSLVCSLRSTKFIIDWHNYGYTIMALTHGQEHPIVRVAKWYERFFGRFACYNLCVTNAMKKDLEKNWGIKATTLYDKPPLIFKETPVKLQHELFMRLAKTYPQFQSGDGNVWCETERTAYTGHNPTDGTVTRTPGRPVLLLSSTSWTEDEDFSILLKALEGKGPQKDYYRKLIDALEFEHVKICTPWLDAEDYPVLLGSADLGVCLHKSSSGLDLPMKVVDMFGCCLPVCAIHFSCLHELVKHEENGLIFKNSWELAQQLKSLLSDFPGTKSRLGFFRKNLRASGGTRWDENWDKNVLPLLTAPW
- the alg1 gene encoding chitobiosyldiphosphodolichol beta-mannosyltransferase isoform X1; the protein is MVDVDSAMPLLAGSLIVAGLVTGYYFIRSNGIWLLLLVSVTVVLIFWLIQTLRKGNGLSERRVCVLVLGDIGRSPRMQYHAISLSKHGYSVTFVGFLGTKPHQDILRDDNIQIIAIDEVKGLQVGPRILTYATKVIRQSLQLLFVLMKMDVQSYVLMQNPPGLPSIAVTSLVCSLRSTKFIIDWHNYGYTIMALTHGQEHPIVRVAKWYERFFGRFACYNLCVTNAMKKDLEKNWGIKATTLYDKPPLIFKETPVKLQHELFMRLAKTYPQFQSGDGNVWCETERTAYTGHNPTDGTVTRTPGRPVLLLSSTSWTEDEDFSILLKALEEYEGFIKRGETLPTLVCVITGKGPQKDYYRKLIDALEFEHVKICTPWLDAEDYPVLLGSADLGVCLHKSSSGLDLPMKVVDMFGCCLPVCAIHFSCLHELVKHEENGLIFKNSWELAQQLKSLLSDFPGTKSRLGFFRKNLRASGGTRWDENWDKNVLPLLTAPW